A section of the Pedobacter sp. HDW13 genome encodes:
- a CDS encoding glycosyltransferase family 4 protein yields the protein MSAKKLLIIGLVWPEPASSAAGTRMIQLVDLFLAKGYQITFASAASKSDFSYDFSNTSVIEQEIKLNNESFNSFLKALNPDIVLFDRFMIEEQYGWRVQQECPDALRILDTEDLHFLRQARQQSSKKQETLNLFSDTAKREIAAILRCDLSLIISEIEMKLLEEQFKIDASLLYYLPFLEQEITATTIQNWIPFTDRADFVFIGNFLHEPNWHTVQTLKTKVWPLLRKKLPEAKLNIYGAYPSQKVLQLENKAEKFFIKGRALNAQETIAQHRVLLAPIQFGAGVKGKFIDAMQVGTPSVTTTVGAEAMKGNLSWNGIVEDDLSTFAEQASLLYQNEAEWKEAQKHGVQIINERYASTAFADDFMQKITKLLLNLPKHRQANFMGQILNHHTLQSTKYMSLWIEEKNK from the coding sequence ATGAGTGCTAAGAAACTATTGATTATTGGATTGGTTTGGCCTGAGCCTGCTTCATCGGCAGCAGGAACCCGAATGATCCAGCTGGTTGATTTATTTCTGGCCAAAGGCTACCAGATCACCTTTGCTTCGGCAGCATCGAAAAGCGATTTCAGCTATGATTTCAGCAATACAAGTGTAATTGAGCAGGAAATTAAGTTAAACAACGAAAGTTTCAACAGCTTTTTAAAAGCACTTAACCCCGACATTGTGCTATTCGATCGCTTTATGATTGAAGAACAATACGGCTGGCGCGTACAACAGGAATGTCCCGATGCCCTACGAATTTTAGATACCGAAGATTTACATTTTCTTCGCCAGGCACGTCAGCAAAGTTCCAAAAAGCAGGAAACGCTAAACCTGTTTTCCGATACAGCCAAACGCGAAATTGCGGCCATCCTCCGTTGCGATCTTTCTTTGATTATCTCAGAAATAGAGATGAAGCTACTCGAAGAACAATTTAAAATTGATGCCAGCTTACTTTATTACCTGCCATTCTTAGAACAAGAAATTACTGCCACAACCATTCAAAATTGGATTCCCTTTACAGATAGAGCCGATTTTGTTTTCATTGGAAACTTTCTGCACGAACCCAACTGGCATACCGTTCAAACCCTGAAAACCAAAGTATGGCCCTTGCTACGCAAAAAACTTCCGGAAGCTAAATTGAATATTTATGGCGCCTACCCTTCTCAAAAAGTACTACAACTTGAAAATAAGGCTGAAAAATTTTTCATTAAGGGCCGAGCTTTAAATGCGCAGGAAACCATAGCCCAACATAGAGTTTTACTTGCACCGATCCAGTTTGGCGCTGGCGTTAAGGGCAAGTTTATCGATGCCATGCAGGTAGGTACACCATCAGTAACCACAACAGTTGGCGCCGAAGCCATGAAAGGCAACCTTTCCTGGAATGGGATTGTTGAAGATGATTTAAGCACTTTCGCAGAACAGGCCTCACTCCTTTACCAAAACGAAGCCGAATGGAAGGAAGCACAAAAGCATGGTGTTCAAATCATCAACGAGCGTTACGCCTCCACGGCTTTTGCCGATGATTTTATGCAGAAGATAACTAAATTGCTGTTAAACTTACCTAAACACCGTCAGGCTAATTTTATGGGGCAGATCTTAAACCACCATACCCTTCAGAGCACAAAATACATGAGCCTTTGGATTGAGGAGAAGAATAAATAG
- the gldC gene encoding gliding motility protein GldC has protein sequence MRKAEIKITVELDDNNMPENILWESTDAQTKDQVPVKSMILALWDHNYKNSMRIDLWTKDMPVDEMKRFFYETLQTMGDSFLKATGETLIVEDLRDYCAHFADKMGIIEGQ, from the coding sequence ATGAGAAAAGCAGAAATTAAAATTACCGTTGAGTTAGACGATAACAATATGCCAGAGAATATTCTTTGGGAAAGTACCGATGCACAAACGAAAGACCAGGTGCCTGTTAAATCGATGATTTTAGCCCTTTGGGATCATAATTATAAAAACTCAATGCGTATCGACCTTTGGACGAAAGATATGCCTGTTGATGAAATGAAACGTTTTTTCTACGAAACTTTACAAACCATGGGCGATAGCTTTTTAAAAGCGACCGGCGAAACCCTGATTGTAGAAGATTTGCGCGACTATTGCGCTCACTTTGCAGATAAAATGGGCATTATTGAAGGGCAATAG
- a CDS encoding dihydroorotase yields MNTYLIKAATIVNEGQKIVADVLIKDGFIAKIGQNIAAHDAQEINAEGQYLLPGMIDDQVHFREPGLTHKADIFTESMAAVAGGITSFMEMPNTVPNTLTQELLTDKYNIAAQTSLANYSFYMGASNDNIEEVLKTDPKNVCGIKVFMGSSTGNMLVDNEKTLEHIFSKAPILVATHCEDEATIRHNLAEFKAKYGDDLTIEMHPLIRSTEACYKSSSLAVELAKRYQTRLHILHISTAKEIALFDNTIPLKDKKITAEACVHHLWFNDKDYAEKGNFIKWNPAVKTETDQQGILAGVLNDNIDVIATDHAPHTLAEKQQAYAQAPSGGPLVQHALPALLEMHLQGKISLEKIVEKTAHNLAICFDIEKRGFIREGYWADLVLVDLNDPWKVTKLNNFYKCGWSPFDGDTFKASVTHTFVSGNLAYTKGKFTTDQVGKRLTFTR; encoded by the coding sequence ATGAATACTTACCTGATAAAAGCTGCTACAATTGTAAACGAGGGACAAAAAATTGTTGCCGATGTTTTAATTAAAGATGGATTTATTGCCAAAATAGGCCAAAACATTGCTGCACACGATGCACAGGAAATTAATGCCGAGGGCCAATATCTTTTACCAGGTATGATTGATGACCAGGTACATTTCCGTGAGCCGGGATTAACCCATAAAGCCGATATTTTCACAGAAAGTATGGCAGCCGTTGCCGGTGGGATTACTTCTTTTATGGAAATGCCTAACACCGTTCCAAATACTTTAACTCAGGAATTGCTTACAGATAAATACAATATTGCGGCGCAAACTTCATTAGCAAACTACTCGTTTTACATGGGGGCCAGTAACGATAATATTGAAGAGGTTTTAAAAACCGATCCGAAAAATGTTTGCGGAATTAAGGTCTTTATGGGTTCTTCAACCGGGAACATGCTGGTTGATAACGAAAAAACCTTAGAACACATTTTTAGCAAGGCACCTATCCTTGTTGCTACGCATTGCGAAGATGAAGCAACTATTCGCCATAACCTGGCCGAATTTAAAGCTAAATATGGCGACGATTTAACCATAGAAATGCATCCACTGATTCGCAGTACAGAGGCTTGTTATAAATCATCTTCTTTAGCGGTAGAGTTGGCCAAACGCTACCAAACACGCTTGCACATTCTCCACATTTCGACAGCTAAAGAAATTGCGCTGTTTGACAATACCATTCCTTTAAAAGACAAAAAAATTACCGCCGAGGCCTGTGTGCACCACCTTTGGTTTAACGATAAGGATTACGCCGAAAAAGGCAATTTTATTAAGTGGAACCCTGCCGTTAAAACCGAAACAGATCAGCAAGGCATTTTAGCTGGTGTTTTGAACGATAATATCGACGTAATTGCGACCGACCACGCACCACATACGCTGGCCGAAAAACAACAAGCCTACGCGCAGGCACCTTCAGGCGGTCCGCTGGTACAACATGCTTTACCTGCTTTACTGGAAATGCATTTGCAGGGCAAAATCTCGCTGGAAAAAATTGTTGAAAAAACAGCACATAACCTTGCCATTTGCTTCGATATCGAGAAACGGGGCTTTATCCGTGAAGGTTATTGGGCAGATTTAGTTTTGGTTGATTTAAACGACCCGTGGAAAGTAACCAAGTTGAACAATTTTTATAAATGCGGCTGGAGCCCTTTTGATGGAGATACTTTTAAGGCAAGTGTTACCCATACTTTTGTATCAGGAAACCTGGCTTATACTAAAGGAAAATTCACTACCGACCAGGTAGGTAAGCGGTTAACATTTACCAGATAG
- a CDS encoding tRNA-(ms[2]io[6]A)-hydroxylase, with translation MLGLKLLTDPRWANIAESNLEEILSDHAWCEQKAASNAITLITQNSEHQDLVDELTAIAIEEMQHFQMVINIIKDRGYTLSRERKDDYVGRLVKFSKKDGSRNQAFIDRLLFAAMIEARSCERFRVLSLNIKDKELAKFYHELMVSEAGHYTTFLNFARKYSIDVDVEKRWKEWLDFEGELIQSFGKKEAIHG, from the coding sequence ATGCTAGGATTAAAATTGTTGACAGACCCGCGTTGGGCAAATATTGCTGAATCGAATTTAGAAGAAATTTTATCCGACCATGCCTGGTGCGAACAAAAAGCAGCCAGTAACGCCATTACCCTAATAACGCAAAACTCTGAGCACCAAGATCTGGTAGATGAGTTAACAGCTATTGCTATTGAAGAAATGCAGCATTTTCAGATGGTGATTAACATAATTAAGGATCGGGGATATACTTTGAGTCGTGAGCGTAAAGATGATTACGTTGGCAGGTTGGTAAAATTCAGCAAAAAAGATGGTAGCCGTAACCAGGCTTTTATCGATAGACTTTTGTTTGCTGCGATGATCGAAGCCAGAAGCTGCGAACGTTTTCGCGTACTTTCTCTAAACATTAAAGATAAGGAACTAGCTAAATTCTACCACGAATTAATGGTATCTGAAGCTGGTCATTACACTACTTTCTTAAATTTTGCCCGTAAATACAGCATCGATGTTGATGTTGAAAAACGCTGGAAAGAATGGCTGGATTTTGAAGGTGAACTGATTCAGAGTTTCGGTAAGAAGGAAGCGATACACGGTTAA
- a CDS encoding type II toxin-antitoxin system VapC family toxin — protein MANQITMVDTSILIDYFRKKTNQKQGYLLYLNSMKTCAFQALQNLKFTWELRANSIFFWETMLSNFIIFPFDNDAALAAVEIQSNLKKVRKSIDKADLFIAATAIAHNLYFDMLNHKHFENIENVKLIGN, from the coding sequence ATGGCGAACCAAATAACAATGGTCGACACCTCCATATTGATTGATTATTTTCGAAAAAAGACAAATCAAAAACAAGGTTATTTGCTTTATCTCAACAGTATGAAAACTTGTGCATTTCAAGCATTACAGAATTTGAAATTTACATGGGAGCTAAGGGCAAACAGCATATTTTTTTGGGAAACAATGCTCTCTAACTTTATCATATTCCCATTCGATAATGATGCCGCTTTAGCCGCTGTAGAAATTCAAAGTAATCTTAAAAAGGTACGCAAGAGCATCGATAAGGCGGATTTATTTATTGCTGCAACGGCCATTGCTCATAATTTATATTTCGATATGCTTAATCACAAGCATTTTGAAAATATTGAAAATGTTAAATTGATTGGCAATTAG
- a CDS encoding DUF3810 domain-containing protein: protein MTKRAVIIKSTVLLGLTILIYVFGFFPSSVQKYYSTGFYPYISSALRYISGIFPFAIGDIIYAVLIGFVLYKIFRFYKRRQSLKKKDRIIIPLQVFNFFLLLYIIFKIVWGLNYNRPSVSEELGIGYEKYTVKELVQLGNYFVDKTNALKLKQTKVPTYKIVDLEKTSAEAYNLMEKKNPLFRYSNPCLKAVLSPWVISKVGIEGYYAPLSGEANMNTNLPDFVKPYVSCHEIAHQLGIAYEDEANLLGYLTASNSPDLNYQYSANYEMLRYILFEIRMKAPDDYKILYDKLLPQVIADFKAEKEFWRKYNGQMFGYMDAAFDRFLKLNNQKKGIDSYQDIVIWLWNIYKPQLAVNNTQLPVKHTN, encoded by the coding sequence ATGACTAAACGTGCTGTAATTATTAAATCAACGGTACTGCTTGGTTTAACTATCTTGATTTATGTTTTTGGCTTCTTTCCCTCTTCAGTTCAAAAATATTACTCAACTGGCTTTTACCCTTACATTTCATCTGCATTAAGGTATATATCTGGCATTTTTCCATTTGCCATTGGCGATATCATTTATGCCGTTCTGATCGGCTTTGTGTTGTACAAAATCTTCCGGTTTTATAAAAGGCGTCAATCTCTAAAAAAGAAAGATCGCATTATTATTCCTTTGCAGGTATTCAATTTCTTTTTGTTGCTGTATATCATCTTCAAAATAGTTTGGGGTTTAAACTATAATAGGCCAAGTGTTAGCGAAGAGCTGGGCATTGGTTATGAAAAATACACGGTAAAAGAACTGGTACAACTGGGTAATTATTTTGTAGATAAAACTAACGCATTAAAACTGAAGCAGACCAAAGTTCCCACTTATAAGATCGTCGATCTTGAAAAAACATCAGCTGAGGCCTACAATTTAATGGAAAAGAAAAACCCTTTGTTCAGGTATTCGAATCCTTGTTTAAAAGCAGTCTTAAGTCCTTGGGTTATTAGTAAAGTAGGCATCGAGGGGTATTACGCGCCATTATCGGGCGAGGCCAATATGAACACCAACCTGCCTGATTTTGTTAAACCATACGTTTCCTGCCATGAAATTGCGCATCAATTGGGTATTGCTTACGAAGATGAAGCCAACCTTTTAGGCTATTTAACGGCGAGCAACAGTCCTGATTTAAATTACCAGTACTCAGCTAATTACGAAATGCTCAGGTATATCCTTTTCGAAATCAGGATGAAAGCACCCGATGATTATAAAATACTCTATGACAAGCTATTGCCCCAGGTTATAGCCGATTTTAAAGCAGAAAAAGAGTTCTGGCGTAAATATAACGGACAAATGTTTGGCTATATGGATGCTGCTTTCGATCGTTTCCTAAAACTCAATAACCAGAAAAAAGGTATAGATAGCTACCAGGATATCGTTATCTGGCTGTGGAATATTTATAAGCCTCAGTTAGCAGTTAACAATACGCAGTTGCCAGTTAAGCATACAAATTGA
- a CDS encoding sensor histidine kinase, translating to MAGFYFAVFVYCCLKFFLQRRLKSYLYCALASISLFLRYSLQVDALVMETDWLPWLNNDFIFLLSFIPQSIFYILFLSEFLQVKQNKWLNIYLKICLLQWLLMLIIMPVHFVWPEQSIITKIFWKYNALPFLVLLIWLSYYTRPKPNRGYLKFAFIGLVTLAVAFIFVVVPRWLFALASLPGWYHHLNAQYDLITLAFVVDTILFLTALAYKDRLDELERINLKIKNTENEHKILRLQMNPHFIFNCLNSINLYIEQNDSALASDYLSKFSQLMRLSLVHSRKEKVVLTEEIITLKLYLEMESMRFKGKLNYVFDIDDNVDADFIEIPPMLIQPYIENAIWHGLMHKKQGGKISIKISQDFTTQTLNITIEDNGIGRVKAGELNSKAAEKDKSYGTLITSERIAVFNKKFNANTQAHIQDLYNENNEAAGTLVSINLHLV from the coding sequence GTGGCAGGTTTTTATTTTGCTGTATTTGTTTACTGTTGCTTAAAGTTTTTTTTGCAGCGCAGGCTTAAATCCTACCTGTATTGTGCATTAGCCTCTATTTCACTTTTTTTAAGATATTCTTTACAGGTTGATGCGTTGGTGATGGAAACAGATTGGTTGCCCTGGCTCAATAATGATTTTATTTTCCTGCTGTCTTTTATCCCCCAAAGTATTTTTTATATCCTCTTTTTGAGCGAATTTTTACAGGTTAAACAAAATAAGTGGCTAAATATATATCTGAAAATATGCCTGCTGCAATGGTTACTGATGTTGATTATCATGCCCGTTCACTTTGTTTGGCCAGAGCAAAGTATCATAACCAAGATATTTTGGAAATACAATGCGTTGCCCTTTTTGGTATTACTGATTTGGTTAAGTTATTACACCCGGCCAAAACCCAACAGGGGATATTTAAAATTTGCATTTATAGGTCTGGTTACCCTCGCAGTAGCATTTATTTTTGTTGTTGTGCCCAGGTGGTTGTTTGCATTGGCCTCTTTGCCCGGCTGGTACCATCATTTAAACGCGCAATACGATTTAATAACGCTGGCATTTGTAGTCGATACCATTTTATTTTTAACTGCGCTTGCTTATAAAGACAGGCTTGATGAACTGGAGCGGATTAACCTGAAAATAAAAAATACCGAAAACGAGCATAAAATTTTACGCTTGCAAATGAACCCACATTTTATTTTTAATTGCTTAAATTCAATTAATTTATATATCGAACAAAATGATAGTGCCTTAGCTTCCGATTATCTCAGTAAATTCTCTCAACTCATGCGCTTATCGCTGGTACATTCACGGAAAGAAAAAGTAGTCCTCACCGAAGAGATTATTACGCTAAAGCTATACCTCGAGATGGAAAGTATGCGATTTAAAGGTAAGTTAAACTATGTTTTTGATATCGATGATAACGTTGATGCTGATTTTATCGAGATTCCACCCATGCTAATACAACCTTATATCGAAAACGCAATCTGGCATGGCCTAATGCACAAAAAGCAGGGCGGAAAAATTAGCATTAAAATTAGTCAGGATTTTACCACACAAACTTTAAATATAACGATCGAAGACAATGGAATAGGGCGGGTAAAAGCGGGCGAGCTGAATAGCAAGGCTGCAGAAAAAGATAAATCGTACGGCACTTTAATTACGAGCGAGCGTATAGCCGTTTTTAATAAAAAATTTAATGCCAATACCCAGGCTCATATACAAGATTTATACAACGAAAACAACGAAGCTGCGGGTACCCTAGTTTCCATTAACCTCCATTTGGTATGA
- a CDS encoding DEAD/DEAH box helicase, translated as MAKSFEDFKLNRQILNAVADAGYTVATPIQEKAIAPILSGQDIFGIAETGTGKTAAFVLPILMQLKYAQGENIRALILSPTRELAMQIEEQVKLFSTYTDLRSLVIFGGIGPKTQKEQLAEGVDILIATPGRFLDLYLTGDINTQSLKFLVLDEADKMMDMGFIGSIHRILEIVPRKRQNLLFSATMSDLVQKIAGDFLKNPTIIETAQQATPAANVTQALYYVPNFKTKLNLLQNLLKNDEAFNRLIIFCKTKTVADNIFSFIERRYGAENVRVIHANKGQNTRINSINSFKEGNIRVLVATDVASRGIDVSDVSHVINFDVPIIIEDYVHRIGRTGRAFAKGDAITFATDGEKYYIRKIEKLIRQSIPVEAIPDGVFIEETAYEERQHIAKEIDLQKRKEDPDFKGAFHEKKNAKAIEQKARDKAKAKAGKEIKSFKKGKRFDKKK; from the coding sequence ATGGCAAAATCGTTCGAAGACTTTAAGTTAAACAGGCAAATTTTAAATGCTGTGGCCGATGCCGGTTACACCGTTGCAACACCAATACAGGAAAAAGCAATTGCACCGATATTATCTGGACAGGATATTTTTGGTATTGCCGAAACCGGTACCGGAAAAACCGCTGCCTTTGTATTGCCCATTTTAATGCAGTTAAAATATGCGCAGGGCGAGAATATCCGTGCGTTGATATTATCGCCAACCCGCGAACTGGCCATGCAGATTGAAGAACAGGTAAAACTATTTTCTACTTATACAGACCTGCGCTCGCTGGTAATTTTTGGTGGTATTGGGCCAAAAACACAGAAAGAGCAGCTGGCGGAAGGTGTCGACATCCTGATTGCCACACCGGGTCGTTTCCTCGATTTATATTTAACAGGCGATATTAATACTCAAAGCTTAAAGTTTTTGGTGCTAGATGAGGCCGATAAAATGATGGATATGGGCTTTATTGGCTCTATACACCGTATTTTGGAAATAGTACCGCGTAAGCGTCAAAACTTATTGTTTTCTGCAACGATGAGCGATCTGGTTCAGAAAATTGCCGGCGATTTCCTGAAAAATCCAACCATTATTGAAACTGCACAACAGGCAACCCCTGCAGCAAATGTAACGCAAGCACTTTATTACGTTCCGAATTTTAAAACGAAATTAAATTTACTGCAAAACTTGTTGAAGAACGACGAAGCGTTTAACCGCTTAATTATTTTCTGTAAAACCAAAACTGTTGCCGATAACATTTTCAGTTTCATTGAGCGCAGGTATGGAGCAGAAAATGTTCGGGTAATACATGCAAATAAGGGGCAGAATACGCGTATTAACTCTATAAACAGTTTTAAGGAAGGTAATATTCGTGTTTTAGTAGCAACAGATGTGGCCAGCAGAGGGATTGATGTGAGCGATGTAAGTCATGTAATTAATTTCGATGTGCCGATTATTATCGAAGATTATGTACACAGGATTGGGCGTACAGGAAGGGCTTTTGCTAAAGGTGATGCAATAACTTTTGCTACAGATGGAGAAAAATATTACATCCGCAAAATAGAAAAGTTAATTCGCCAGTCTATTCCGGTTGAAGCCATTCCAGATGGGGTTTTTATTGAAGAAACAGCTTATGAGGAACGCCAGCACATAGCCAAAGAGATCGATTTGCAAAAGCGTAAAGAAGATCCTGATTTTAAAGGTGCTTTTCACGAAAAGAAAAATGCTAAGGCTATAGAACAAAAAGCAAGGGATAAGGCAAAAGCAAAAGCTGGTAAAGAAATTAAAAGCTTCAAAAAAGGTAAACGCTTTGATAAGAAAAAGTAA
- a CDS encoding LytTR family DNA-binding domain-containing protein translates to MPEIGEIHTFNSPLKALQEIDQLKPDLLFLDIEMPELNGFQFLEKLTPINFSVIFITAYNEFALRAFRFSALDYLVKPVYINDLIDAVNKAVNTIKPSDAQFDLFQKQFYLERINKIAVSSLTGITFVNLDDILYVEASSNYSILVLLDGEKVIISKTLKDVQGILENRNFFRIHRQYIINLHKVKHFNKNDCLLTMENNKQLQVARIQKDKLIERFGLV, encoded by the coding sequence TTGCCCGAAATTGGCGAAATCCATACTTTTAACAGCCCGTTAAAGGCCTTGCAGGAAATTGATCAGTTAAAGCCCGACCTGCTTTTCCTGGATATCGAAATGCCCGAACTTAATGGTTTCCAGTTTTTAGAAAAACTTACACCGATAAATTTTAGTGTAATTTTTATTACTGCATATAACGAATTTGCCTTAAGGGCATTCAGGTTTAGTGCTTTGGATTATTTGGTGAAACCGGTTTACATTAACGATTTAATTGATGCGGTAAATAAAGCTGTTAACACCATTAAACCTTCTGATGCACAATTTGATCTTTTTCAGAAACAATTTTATCTCGAACGGATTAATAAAATAGCAGTAAGCTCCTTAACAGGCATTACGTTCGTAAATCTTGACGACATTCTGTACGTTGAGGCTAGCAGTAATTACTCTATTTTGGTTCTATTGGATGGGGAAAAGGTAATTATCTCTAAAACATTGAAAGATGTACAGGGAATTCTGGAGAACAGAAACTTCTTTCGTATTCACCGTCAATACATCATCAACCTCCATAAAGTAAAACACTTCAATAAAAACGATTGCCTGCTAACCATGGAAAATAATAAACAGTTGCAGGTAGCCCGAATTCAAAAAGATAAGCTAATCGAAAGATTTGGCCTGGTTTAA
- the dnaK gene encoding molecular chaperone DnaK produces MAKISINLATGSFQKEEIIVGIDLGTTNSLVAFINPDKDPQVINDSGKGVLVPSVVYFNSQNEAVVGNEAKEFLTTDPSNTIFSVKRLLGRSYKDVADHAATFSYKIIDDDTDALVKIHAGDRFYTPIELSAEILKELKARAEHALKTPVNRAVITVPAYFNDSQRQATRDAGKLAGLDVMRIVNEPTAASLAYGIGLDPTQQKTIAVYDLGGGTFDVSILQIQNGIFEVLATNGNTYLGGDDFDRAILDYWIAQNKLDVTTLTKDNILMQTLRLQAEAAKKALSSQNLFNEKVGEIWCTLDKQTFEQLIAAKVEETITACKNALKDADLTAADIDEVILVGGSTRTPFVKQQVQNFFGKTPQDNINPDEVVALGAAIQADVLAGNRSDILLLDVTPLSLGIETMGGLMDVIIARNSKVPTKAGRQYTTSIDGQVNMKISVYQGERDLVKENRKLAEFDLKGIPAMPAGLPKVDINFLLNADGILTVQAIELRSGVKQEIEITPSYGLSDDTVEKMLLDSIEHAQSDVQQRMLIEARSEGEQLVYTAEGFIKKHAEHLSETEIAETVAHIEALKTALSTQEKDTILKKADELNEFTRPFAERVMDAAISTAMKGKKIE; encoded by the coding sequence ATGGCAAAAATATCGATTAACCTTGCTACAGGTTCGTTTCAAAAGGAAGAAATTATCGTCGGAATTGATTTAGGTACAACCAACAGTTTGGTTGCATTTATTAACCCAGATAAAGACCCTCAGGTAATTAACGATTCGGGCAAGGGCGTTTTGGTGCCATCGGTAGTTTATTTCAACAGCCAGAACGAAGCCGTTGTAGGCAACGAGGCCAAAGAATTTTTAACCACCGACCCATCGAACACCATATTTTCGGTTAAACGATTATTGGGCCGCTCTTACAAAGATGTAGCCGATCATGCCGCTACATTTTCTTACAAAATTATTGACGATGATACCGATGCGCTGGTAAAAATCCATGCAGGCGATCGTTTCTATACCCCTATTGAGCTCTCGGCCGAAATACTGAAAGAGCTTAAAGCAAGGGCCGAGCATGCGCTAAAAACACCCGTTAACCGTGCTGTAATTACTGTTCCAGCCTACTTTAACGATAGTCAACGCCAGGCTACCCGCGATGCCGGAAAACTGGCTGGCTTAGATGTAATGCGTATTGTAAACGAACCTACCGCAGCCAGTTTGGCTTATGGAATTGGTTTAGACCCTACGCAACAAAAAACCATTGCCGTGTACGATTTGGGCGGTGGTACTTTTGATGTTTCCATCCTGCAAATCCAGAACGGAATTTTTGAAGTATTGGCTACAAATGGAAATACTTATTTAGGTGGCGACGATTTTGACCGGGCAATTTTAGATTACTGGATTGCACAAAACAAACTTGATGTTACTACCCTGACCAAGGATAATATTTTAATGCAAACGCTAAGGCTACAGGCTGAGGCTGCAAAAAAAGCACTATCAAGCCAGAATTTATTCAATGAGAAAGTTGGTGAAATCTGGTGCACACTCGATAAGCAAACATTCGAACAATTAATTGCAGCTAAGGTTGAAGAAACCATTACGGCATGCAAAAATGCCTTAAAAGATGCTGATTTAACAGCAGCTGATATTGATGAGGTGATTTTAGTAGGTGGTTCTACCCGCACACCATTTGTAAAACAGCAAGTCCAAAATTTCTTTGGTAAAACTCCGCAGGATAATATTAACCCGGATGAAGTAGTAGCTTTAGGTGCTGCCATCCAGGCTGATGTACTGGCCGGAAACCGCTCGGATATTTTATTGCTTGATGTAACCCCACTCTCATTGGGTATCGAAACCATGGGCGGTTTAATGGATGTAATTATTGCCCGCAACAGCAAGGTGCCAACCAAAGCCGGCAGGCAGTACACCACTTCTATTGATGGTCAGGTAAACATGAAAATATCGGTTTACCAGGGCGAGCGCGATCTGGTAAAAGAAAACCGTAAACTTGCTGAGTTTGATTTAAAAGGCATTCCGGCTATGCCGGCAGGTTTGCCCAAAGTAGATATCAACTTCTTGCTTAATGCTGATGGCATTTTAACCGTTCAGGCTATTGAGCTTCGATCGGGTGTTAAACAGGAGATTGAAATTACCCCAAGTTATGGCTTAAGCGACGATACAGTTGAAAAAATGCTTTTAGATAGTATTGAACACGCACAGAGCGATGTACAACAGCGCATGCTGATTGAAGCCCGAAGCGAAGGTGAACAATTGGTTTACACAGCTGAAGGTTTTATCAAAAAACATGCAGAACATTTATCTGAAACTGAAATTGCAGAAACCGTGGCACACATCGAGGCACTGAAAACCGCACTATCCACTCAAGAAAAAGATACCATTTTGAAAAAAGCCGATGAACTGAACGAGTTTACCCGTCCATTTGCAGAGCGTGTAATGGATGCGGCTATTTCGACAGCGATGAAAGGCAAGAAGATCGAATAG
- a CDS encoding lipocalin family protein — protein sequence MMKTICLLLFVLLGYSPVDKNTPVAKLDLKKYAGTWYSLYSIPTIFDRGSRETTTKYTLNKTGYYDVVTTYKKPGDEKIYSRNSKIFPSAEGDNGELQAQFIWPIKVDYWIIELASDYSYVVVGHPDHKFLFIMSRNEVMPKKTHDEIVARCKAKGYDVDKLTSQQHERG from the coding sequence ATGATGAAAACGATTTGCTTATTACTGTTTGTGTTACTAGGTTATTCGCCCGTTGATAAAAATACACCTGTTGCAAAGCTGGATTTAAAGAAATATGCCGGAACCTGGTATTCTTTATATTCTATCCCAACTATTTTCGATAGAGGCAGCCGTGAAACCACTACTAAATATACCCTGAACAAAACCGGCTATTATGATGTGGTAACCACCTACAAAAAGCCCGGCGATGAAAAGATATATTCAAGAAATTCGAAAATATTCCCTTCTGCGGAGGGAGATAATGGTGAGCTCCAGGCACAGTTTATATGGCCCATAAAGGTTGATTACTGGATTATTGAACTGGCCAGCGATTATTCATACGTGGTTGTTGGTCACCCAGATCATAAATTCTTATTCATCATGAGTCGTAATGAGGTTATGCCGAAGAAAACCCACGACGAAATTGTTGCCCGGTGCAAGGCAAAAGGTTACGATGTAGATAAACTTACCTCCCAGCAACACGAAAGGGGCTAG